The following coding sequences lie in one Brevibacterium marinum genomic window:
- a CDS encoding TetR/AcrR family transcriptional regulator, producing the protein MPKTTSPAPTPDLESGVDPDARADPDVGTDARADPDVSTDPDVGTAASTQTEATTAEASAPRQRKRTRRGRPGYDRETLINKATEVFVSRGYDGTSMDTAARELGITKSAIYHHVKSKEELLHLAINRGISALDSAIEDESQRSGLNALERLRAAVHASVVILIEYHHSVTLLLRVRGNSAVEIEALDQRRKIDDKIRALVAEAIDEGGLRSDFTPGLITRLLFGMVNSITEWYRPSYPVDPGTIADAVTSMAFNGLEV; encoded by the coding sequence ATGCCGAAAACGACCTCACCTGCACCGACACCAGACCTCGAGTCGGGTGTTGACCCGGACGCGAGGGCCGACCCGGACGTCGGGACAGACGCGCGGGCCGACCCGGACGTGAGCACAGACCCGGACGTCGGGACGGCTGCGTCGACACAGACAGAAGCCACCACCGCCGAGGCGAGCGCGCCCCGACAGCGCAAGCGCACCCGTCGTGGACGCCCTGGCTACGACCGGGAGACCCTGATCAACAAGGCCACCGAGGTCTTCGTCTCCCGCGGCTACGACGGCACCTCCATGGACACCGCGGCGCGTGAACTCGGCATCACGAAGTCCGCGATCTATCATCACGTGAAGTCGAAGGAAGAGCTGCTGCATCTGGCGATCAACCGCGGCATCAGCGCCCTCGACTCCGCGATCGAGGACGAAAGTCAGCGCAGCGGTCTCAACGCGCTCGAGCGCCTGCGCGCGGCCGTCCATGCCAGCGTGGTCATCCTCATCGAATACCACCACTCCGTGACTCTGCTGCTGCGGGTGCGCGGAAACTCGGCCGTCGAGATCGAGGCCCTCGACCAGCGCCGAAAGATCGACGACAAGATCAGAGCCCTGGTCGCCGAGGCGATCGACGAGGGCGGTCTGCGCTCGGACTTCACGCCCGGCCTGATCACGCGCCTGCTCTTCGGCATGGTCAATTCCATCACCGAGTGGTATCGGCCCAGCTACCCCGTCGACCCCGGAACCATCGCCGACGCAGTCACGTCAATGGCCTTCAACGGGCTGGAGGTCTGA
- a CDS encoding SMP-30/gluconolactonase/LRE family protein, producing the protein MRAEQVTDPIACHGEGPAWSPSWGGLRWVDMLAGDILTLREDRVERRHVARVAAAVRPRRGGGAVIGIERGFALESPDGQITALPEVWTASDIRMNEGGCDPRGNFWCGSMAYDQRPGAASLYRLGPEGGVDVMLEGVTVSNGLEWSPDGSLAYYNDTATGQVAVFDFDPDKGLRNRRVLVELPDGGRPDGLTVDAEGCVWTAVVNAGAIHRYRPDGILDGVIDVPADKTTACTFGGMNLDRLFITTSQVDADTSADSLAGALFVAEAGVTGQPLREFAG; encoded by the coding sequence ATGAGGGCCGAGCAGGTCACCGACCCGATCGCCTGCCACGGCGAAGGGCCCGCATGGTCGCCGTCCTGGGGCGGCCTGCGCTGGGTCGACATGCTCGCTGGCGACATACTGACATTGCGCGAGGACCGGGTCGAACGCAGGCACGTCGCCCGGGTCGCCGCCGCAGTTCGCCCTCGCCGAGGCGGTGGCGCGGTGATCGGGATCGAGCGCGGGTTCGCTCTCGAAAGTCCCGATGGGCAGATCACCGCTCTGCCCGAAGTGTGGACGGCGAGTGACATCCGCATGAACGAGGGCGGCTGCGATCCCCGGGGAAACTTCTGGTGCGGCTCGATGGCCTACGATCAGCGACCCGGTGCGGCATCGCTCTATCGTCTCGGTCCCGAGGGCGGCGTCGACGTCATGCTCGAGGGCGTGACCGTATCCAACGGCCTCGAGTGGAGTCCCGACGGTTCGCTCGCCTATTACAACGACACCGCCACGGGCCAGGTCGCCGTCTTCGACTTCGATCCCGACAAGGGGCTGCGCAACCGTCGGGTCCTCGTCGAACTCCCCGACGGCGGTCGTCCCGACGGGCTCACCGTCGACGCTGAAGGCTGCGTGTGGACGGCCGTGGTCAACGCCGGAGCGATCCACCGCTACCGGCCCGATGGCATCCTGGACGGAGTCATCGACGTTCCCGCCGACAAGACGACGGCCTGCACATTCGGTGGGATGAACCTCGACCGGCTCTTCATCACCACGTCTCAGGTGGACGCGGACACATCGGCAGATTCGCTGGCAGGAGCGCTGTTCGTCGCCGAGGCGGGTGTGACCGGGCAGCCTCTGCGCGAGTTCGCGGGGTAG
- a CDS encoding glucose-6-phosphate dehydrogenase — protein MNSTLIIFGATGDLAGRFLLPALAELAAAETLPQDFSLTAVATAEMTHEAYRDHAAKKLNEHGAEHPESARSWILDRTRYRSTDVTDAADMADLIAESTSAPAPKAASAPAPAPKSASAPKSAPESGAGSAPVRDPPVTVYLALPTGLMPDALRALAAAGLPQGSRIAMEKPFGDDLNGAGELDDLLGELFGDDAAQMVFNVDHALGMAPLQAMLPLRFANPLPEAVWNGEHIAEFRLLWEESIALEGRARFYDSTGALKDVLQNHLMQLLTMSAMERPAGIESGWPSAAKLRARKTELLSAVRPLSGDDVLTSTRRARYTAGTLADDAEAEGKQVPDYVDEEGVDGSQSTETFAEVVLHIDSPRWQGTRFRLRTGKALARMRKGIEVLFRPVGAAQEGARLWIGLDGPFDVELDLNSSSSRDRSARLSLIGDQPRPDFTPYGHVLKDVLAGESDLAAGPEESMLSWQILTPVMEAWASGDVSMEDYPAGSAGPDSEPPTGPRPQPASGQLSDAKQQPVPGRRPDVEQQPFQGQRPDVEQPASERQP, from the coding sequence GTGAACTCCACCCTCATCATCTTCGGTGCCACAGGTGACCTCGCAGGACGGTTCCTGCTGCCGGCACTGGCGGAGCTCGCCGCCGCCGAGACGCTCCCGCAGGACTTCTCACTCACGGCAGTGGCGACGGCCGAAATGACGCACGAGGCCTACCGAGACCATGCCGCGAAGAAGCTAAACGAGCACGGCGCCGAACATCCCGAAAGCGCCCGCAGCTGGATCCTCGACCGGACTCGGTACAGGTCCACGGATGTCACCGACGCTGCCGATATGGCCGATCTCATCGCCGAGTCGACCTCCGCGCCCGCGCCCAAAGCCGCTTCCGCGCCCGCGCCCGCGCCCAAGTCTGCGTCCGCTCCCAAATCCGCCCCCGAGTCCGGTGCAGGTTCCGCCCCCGTTCGGGACCCTCCGGTCACCGTCTACCTCGCCCTGCCCACCGGTCTCATGCCCGATGCCCTGCGAGCCTTGGCCGCCGCGGGTCTTCCCCAGGGCAGTCGGATTGCGATGGAGAAGCCCTTCGGCGATGACCTCAACGGTGCCGGCGAACTGGACGACCTCCTCGGCGAGCTCTTCGGTGACGATGCTGCCCAGATGGTCTTCAACGTCGACCATGCGCTCGGGATGGCTCCTCTGCAGGCGATGCTGCCGCTGCGGTTCGCCAATCCGCTGCCGGAGGCCGTGTGGAACGGTGAGCACATCGCCGAGTTCCGGCTGCTGTGGGAGGAATCCATCGCGCTCGAGGGGCGCGCCCGGTTCTACGACAGCACGGGCGCGCTCAAGGACGTCCTGCAGAACCACCTGATGCAGCTGCTGACCATGAGCGCCATGGAGCGGCCCGCAGGGATCGAATCGGGGTGGCCGAGCGCGGCGAAGCTGCGAGCCCGCAAGACCGAACTCCTCTCCGCCGTTCGTCCGCTGTCGGGCGATGACGTCCTGACGTCGACCCGCCGGGCCCGCTACACCGCGGGAACTCTCGCCGACGATGCGGAGGCCGAGGGAAAACAGGTCCCCGACTACGTCGACGAGGAGGGTGTCGACGGGAGCCAAAGTACGGAGACCTTCGCCGAGGTGGTTCTGCACATCGATTCGCCCCGCTGGCAGGGCACGCGGTTTCGTCTGCGCACGGGAAAGGCACTCGCCCGCATGCGCAAGGGCATCGAGGTCCTCTTTCGCCCGGTCGGTGCCGCACAGGAGGGCGCACGCCTGTGGATCGGCCTCGACGGCCCATTCGACGTCGAGCTCGATCTCAATTCGAGCAGCTCCCGTGACCGGTCGGCGAGGCTGAGTCTGATCGGTGACCAGCCCAGGCCCGACTTCACCCCGTACGGACACGTGCTCAAGGACGTCCTCGCAGGGGAGTCGGATCTGGCCGCCGGGCCGGAGGAATCGATGCTGTCCTGGCAGATCCTCACCCCGGTCATGGAAGCGTGGGCATCCGGTGACGTGTCGATGGAGGACTATCCCGCGGGCAGCGCCGGACCGGACTCGGAACCGCCGACCGGGCCGAGGCCGCAGCCGGCCTCGGGGCAGTTGTCCGACGCAAAGCAGCAGCCGGTCCCAGGTCGGCGGCCCGACGTGGAGCAGCAGCCGTTCCAAGGTCAGCGGCCCGACGTGGAGCAGCCCGCCTCAGAGCGGCAGCCATGA
- a CDS encoding TetR family transcriptional regulator, protein MSDQGRPYAGASREERESARREELIAAGISLFGTQGYRAATVGSICAEAGLNKRYFYESFATLEDLLCEVYGRVVADLRASVLAGEGEDAATVLRGFMAGFLTWAQANPVQARVHLFEVLGVSARVDELYRRQARTIGDELANRLSATVAGPELAAGQQRVLGDVLVGAGVQMVVDWVISEYQPPRDELLDEMDSTLGWVLAAGMAALR, encoded by the coding sequence GTGAGTGATCAGGGACGTCCGTATGCAGGTGCCAGCCGTGAGGAGCGTGAGAGCGCTCGCCGTGAGGAGCTCATCGCCGCCGGGATCTCGCTGTTCGGCACTCAGGGCTATCGCGCTGCCACCGTCGGCTCGATCTGTGCGGAGGCCGGTCTCAACAAGCGCTACTTCTACGAGTCGTTCGCCACGCTGGAGGATCTCCTCTGCGAGGTCTACGGGCGGGTGGTCGCCGACCTGCGCGCCTCGGTGCTTGCCGGCGAGGGCGAGGATGCCGCGACGGTGCTGCGGGGATTCATGGCTGGTTTTCTGACCTGGGCGCAGGCCAATCCGGTGCAGGCGCGAGTCCACCTCTTCGAGGTCCTGGGAGTGAGCGCGCGCGTCGATGAACTGTATCGCCGGCAAGCGCGCACGATCGGTGACGAACTCGCGAACCGTCTGTCTGCGACTGTTGCCGGCCCCGAGCTCGCTGCAGGTCAGCAGCGCGTTCTCGGCGATGTGCTCGTCGGTGCGGGTGTGCAGATGGTCGTCGACTGGGTGATCAGCGAATACCAGCCGCCGCGTGATGAGCTGCTCGACGAGATGGACTCGACCTTGGGCTGGGTTCTTGCCGCCGGCATGGCAGCGCTGCGCTGA
- a CDS encoding glycerol-3-phosphate dehydrogenase/oxidase — MTSSTSGNTALNAERRRQDLAELSEAEASGAEPVDLVVIGGGITGVGVALDAASRGLSVVLIERRDLASGTSSWSSKLAHGGLRYLAKLDVPIAWESAVERGHLMSRIAPHLIRPLQMLFPLHTQVSHFDATLTGTGFFAGDVLRMLARTPKTLLPHPSRVSPADVCRLAPATATTGLRGGLLSWDGQIVDDARLVVTMARTAASHGARILTYAAATDVEPGRVHVTDQLTGEPHTIRAKQIINAAGVWADTLSEDVELAPSKGSHLLVRAESIGEPTAAVTAPVPGHFGRFVFAVPWDDGLVMIGLTDDPHDGQIPERARPDADERAFLLDTINAVLQEPLTPEDVVGSYAGFRPLLKGKADSGADLSRKHALLRDPRTDLLTIVGGKLTAYRRMAEDAVDAAVEAGGLSAGACRTTTLGLVGSGTPASGLPEHLVRRYGTDAGTVTAYGDDDPGLNEPVRSGIPFSGAEIRFAVEHELAVTVEDVIDRRTRWGLVDADRDDLAAAVRRHAPELIEAENRSAPRTDREQTLLENRQNKQEEG; from the coding sequence ATGACATCCAGCACCTCAGGCAACACCGCACTCAACGCCGAACGGCGCAGGCAGGACCTCGCAGAACTCTCAGAGGCAGAGGCGTCGGGGGCAGAGCCTGTCGACCTCGTGGTGATCGGCGGCGGCATCACCGGTGTCGGCGTCGCACTCGATGCGGCGTCCCGCGGGCTGAGCGTCGTGCTCATCGAGCGCCGGGACCTCGCCTCGGGCACCAGCAGCTGGAGTTCGAAGCTGGCCCACGGCGGCCTGCGCTACCTGGCGAAGCTCGACGTCCCGATCGCATGGGAGTCCGCCGTCGAACGCGGCCACCTGATGAGCCGGATCGCGCCGCACCTGATCCGACCGCTGCAGATGCTCTTCCCGCTGCACACCCAGGTCAGCCACTTCGACGCCACGCTGACCGGCACCGGATTCTTCGCGGGCGATGTGCTGCGGATGCTGGCACGCACCCCGAAAACGCTGCTCCCCCACCCCAGCCGAGTATCCCCCGCCGACGTCTGCCGACTTGCTCCGGCCACGGCCACCACCGGGCTGCGCGGCGGTCTGCTCAGCTGGGACGGCCAGATCGTCGACGATGCCCGACTCGTCGTGACCATGGCCCGCACCGCTGCCTCCCACGGCGCCCGCATCCTCACCTATGCCGCCGCCACCGACGTCGAACCCGGACGGGTCCACGTCACCGATCAGCTCACGGGCGAACCTCACACGATCCGCGCGAAGCAGATCATCAACGCCGCCGGCGTCTGGGCCGACACTCTGTCCGAGGACGTCGAACTCGCCCCGAGCAAGGGCTCCCACCTGCTGGTGCGGGCCGAGAGCATCGGCGAACCGACTGCCGCCGTCACGGCGCCGGTGCCCGGTCACTTCGGCAGGTTCGTCTTCGCCGTACCCTGGGACGACGGCCTCGTCATGATCGGCCTGACCGACGATCCTCACGACGGGCAGATCCCTGAACGTGCCCGCCCGGACGCCGATGAGCGCGCATTCCTGCTCGACACCATCAACGCCGTTCTGCAGGAGCCGCTCACACCGGAGGACGTCGTGGGCAGCTATGCCGGTTTCCGGCCGCTGCTCAAGGGCAAGGCCGACTCCGGGGCCGACCTGTCGCGCAAACACGCGCTGCTGCGTGACCCGAGGACCGACCTCCTCACGATCGTCGGCGGCAAGCTCACGGCATACCGTCGTATGGCCGAAGACGCCGTCGACGCTGCGGTCGAAGCCGGCGGGCTGAGTGCTGGGGCCTGCCGCACCACGACGCTCGGCCTCGTCGGCTCGGGCACACCGGCCTCCGGCCTGCCCGAACACCTGGTCCGGCGCTACGGCACCGATGCCGGCACCGTGACCGCCTACGGGGACGACGACCCCGGCCTGAACGAGCCTGTGAGATCCGGAATTCCGTTCAGCGGCGCGGAGATCCGATTCGCCGTCGAACACGAACTCGCCGTCACCGTTGAGGACGTGATCGACCGCAGAACCCGGTGGGGCCTCGTCGACGCCGATCGTGACGACCTTGCCGCCGCCGTGCGCAGACACGCCCCCGAGCTGATCGAAGCCGAGAACCGATCCGCACCGAGAACCGATCGAGAGCAGACGCTGCTCGAGAACAGACAGAACAAGCAGGAAGAAGGGTGA
- a CDS encoding FAD-binding oxidoreductase: MDNTQPRMRWWGWGEDGHDGPVKPGAKKMLTKSCGWPEGVNRPPIDLDAVQLPGAELPDDARSRFDELLGAAYVRDDRATRVSHAAGRSVPDLLRLRSGQMPFAPDAVLFPASEAEVDELLAICSQERIAVVPFGGGTSVVGGIDAFRPGFRSCVCISLARLDQVLDIDEKSLTVTAQAGVFGPDLEERLQAEGFTLGHFPQSFEFSTVGGWVSTRSAGQQSTGYGRIDENVFGLHCSTPSGPIRLHPTPASAAGPNPRQMLIGSEGTLGIITQATLRIKRLPETTLPDAWFFPDFHSGATALREMEQTGLRPDIARLSDVNETAFGLAQLGSGLQRKGLLAFLRARGVTTPCLLVLRYDGRTSDARSRRAAGRAIAKKQTGVSIGGAPETMWEKHRFSTPYLRDQLMTEGIVVETMETAAQWSTIEDLHDTIRQDIEKSLADRGTPALVLCHVSHLYTAGCSLYYTVFAQQQEGQEMEQWTALKTAAGDAMVDNGGTITHHHATGADHAPWLAEETGELWLRMLRAAKAEVDPGGIMNPGKLMHGPTTL; the protein is encoded by the coding sequence ATGGACAACACTCAACCGCGGATGCGCTGGTGGGGCTGGGGCGAGGACGGCCACGACGGCCCGGTCAAGCCCGGCGCCAAGAAGATGCTGACCAAGTCCTGCGGCTGGCCCGAAGGCGTCAATCGCCCGCCGATCGACCTCGATGCCGTCCAGCTGCCCGGGGCCGAGCTCCCCGACGACGCGCGCTCGCGCTTCGACGAGCTGCTGGGTGCCGCCTACGTCCGCGACGATCGCGCGACGCGCGTCTCCCACGCTGCCGGACGCAGCGTGCCCGACCTGCTGCGACTGCGCAGCGGGCAGATGCCGTTCGCACCGGACGCCGTGCTGTTTCCGGCGTCCGAGGCCGAGGTCGACGAGCTGCTCGCCATCTGCAGCCAGGAGCGCATCGCCGTCGTGCCGTTCGGCGGCGGCACCAGCGTCGTGGGCGGCATCGACGCATTCCGCCCCGGTTTCCGCAGCTGTGTCTGCATCAGCCTCGCCCGCCTCGACCAGGTCCTCGACATCGACGAGAAGTCGCTGACGGTGACCGCCCAGGCCGGAGTCTTCGGCCCCGATCTCGAGGAGCGGCTGCAGGCCGAGGGCTTCACGCTCGGCCACTTCCCGCAGTCGTTCGAGTTCAGCACGGTCGGCGGCTGGGTCTCCACACGATCGGCCGGTCAGCAGTCGACCGGCTACGGGCGGATCGACGAGAACGTGTTCGGTCTGCACTGCTCGACACCGAGCGGTCCGATCCGGCTGCACCCGACTCCCGCCTCGGCGGCCGGGCCCAACCCGCGCCAGATGCTCATCGGCTCCGAGGGCACGCTGGGCATCATCACCCAGGCCACTCTGCGCATCAAGCGCCTGCCCGAGACCACACTGCCCGATGCCTGGTTCTTCCCCGACTTCCACTCGGGCGCGACGGCCCTGCGTGAGATGGAGCAGACCGGTCTGCGCCCCGACATCGCGCGACTCTCCGACGTCAACGAGACGGCCTTCGGACTGGCGCAGCTCGGCAGCGGCCTCCAGCGCAAGGGTCTCCTCGCCTTTCTGCGCGCTCGCGGTGTCACGACGCCCTGCCTGCTGGTGCTGCGCTACGACGGCCGCACCTCGGATGCCAGGTCGCGCCGGGCCGCCGGACGTGCGATCGCCAAGAAGCAGACGGGCGTCAGCATCGGCGGCGCGCCCGAGACCATGTGGGAGAAGCACCGCTTCTCGACGCCGTATCTGCGCGATCAGCTGATGACCGAGGGGATCGTCGTCGAGACGATGGAGACGGCCGCGCAGTGGAGCACGATCGAAGACCTGCACGACACGATCAGACAGGACATCGAGAAATCGCTGGCCGACCGGGGCACGCCCGCCCTGGTGCTGTGTCACGTCTCGCACCTCTACACCGCCGGCTGCTCCCTCTACTACACCGTCTTCGCCCAGCAGCAGGAGGGTCAGGAGATGGAGCAGTGGACGGCGCTGAAGACCGCGGCCGGTGATGCCATGGTCGACAACGGCGGCACGATCACCCACCACCACGCCACCGGGGCGGACCACGCTCCCTGGCTGGCCGAGGAGACCGGCGAGCTGTGGCTGCGGATGCTGCGCGCGGCCAAGGCCGAGGTGGACCCGGGGGGCATCATGAACCCCGGCAAGCTCATGCACGGGCCGACGACGCTGTGA
- a CDS encoding diacylglycerol kinase family protein: MSTAPSPTPVPVILNPAARNGAVRKRIAPMQAAFADHNLEAVLVESTSEAHAGELAAEFASQGEPIVVSLGGDGMVRAIAAGLVGTSTSLGIIAGGRGNDFIGKLGIPKDIHAAAAIVAEGRDRTIDVLDLDGQVCIGNVCLGLDSAVQEYADSVRRIKGHWVYLYGVARAIMRPRRIGLELTIDGEHVEFHGYSAGFANSGRYGGGLKLSPEAQLDDGLIDVVLLKDVFLPRLAVELVLFSLGKHKSHPHIRFSHAREVHIAASEGAEPVEVIADGDAVAQTPARLNIRPASLRVRVGPTPSRRG; this comes from the coding sequence GTGAGCACCGCACCGTCGCCGACCCCGGTCCCCGTCATCCTCAACCCCGCAGCACGCAACGGTGCCGTCCGCAAACGGATCGCTCCGATGCAGGCGGCCTTCGCCGACCACAACCTGGAGGCCGTGCTGGTCGAGAGCACGAGCGAGGCGCACGCCGGTGAACTCGCCGCGGAGTTCGCCTCCCAGGGCGAACCCATCGTCGTGTCCCTCGGCGGTGACGGGATGGTGCGCGCGATCGCCGCCGGGCTCGTCGGCACGAGCACCTCTCTGGGCATCATCGCCGGCGGACGCGGCAACGACTTCATCGGCAAGCTCGGCATCCCGAAGGACATCCACGCGGCCGCCGCCATCGTCGCCGAGGGCCGCGACCGCACCATCGATGTCCTCGACCTCGACGGGCAGGTCTGCATCGGCAATGTCTGCCTCGGCCTGGACTCCGCGGTCCAGGAATACGCGGATTCGGTCCGCCGCATCAAGGGACACTGGGTCTACCTGTACGGGGTCGCCCGTGCGATCATGCGACCGAGACGCATCGGCTTGGAGCTCACCATCGATGGCGAACACGTCGAGTTCCATGGCTACTCGGCGGGATTCGCCAACTCCGGCCGCTATGGAGGCGGCCTCAAGCTCTCACCCGAGGCGCAGCTCGACGACGGGCTGATCGACGTGGTCCTGCTCAAGGACGTCTTCCTCCCGAGGCTGGCCGTGGAGCTCGTGCTCTTCAGCCTCGGCAAGCACAAGTCGCACCCGCACATCCGCTTCAGCCATGCCCGTGAGGTGCACATCGCCGCATCCGAAGGGGCGGAGCCGGTCGAGGTCATCGCCGACGGTGACGCCGTCGCACAGACCCCGGCGAGGCTGAACATTCGTCCCGCCTCGCTGAGGGTCCGCGTCGGTCCTACTCCTTCGCGACGAGGGTGA
- the paaZ gene encoding phenylacetic acid degradation bifunctional protein PaaZ: MTEILSSYVAGDWHTPTPDTEGARPVHDATNGQLTHHVSSSGIDFSAVDDYARTTGIPELQKLTFHQRGVILKKLGAHLMERAKDYHEISFSTGTTKRDGFVDIEGGIGTLFTYSGVARRQMPNSTVHLDGGIERLSKNGTFLGRHILTSRQGLALQINAFNFPVWGMLEKFGPMFVAGVPVVVKPATDTAHLTRAVVADMIDSGLLPAGAIQLISGDVTPLFDRLAEQDTIAFTGSAGTAKHLGGLDCVRDRGTRFFAEADSLNFSLLGPDAGPGTEEFDLFVSGVVDEMTIKAGQKCTAIRRTFVPEAHAEAVGEAIVAKLQTNAVGDPRETSTRLGPVVSDRQRDDVLDAIDEITSAGAHLLTGGREDSDELAERLGGAYVAATVLQADDPWVDAVHDVEAFGPVTSLITYSSTEEAVRLAARGRGSLVGSVVTHDRGFAAEFVRQVAPWHGRILVLDRDDAEESTGHGSPLPTLIHGGPGRAGGGEEMGGLRGVEHFMQRTAIQASPDMLTAIGGEWVAGAERRTGRHPFTKTLADLRVGDALESERRTVTLEDIAHFAEFTGDTFYAHTDEEAAAANPFFPGRVAHGYLIVSFAAGLFVQPDPGPVLANYGLEGLTFVTPVSPGDSLKVTLTAKRITPRETDEYGEVRWDAEVVNQNDEPVAGYDVLTLVAKE, encoded by the coding sequence ATGACCGAAATTCTCAGTTCGTATGTGGCAGGCGACTGGCACACCCCCACACCGGACACCGAGGGTGCACGCCCCGTCCATGACGCGACGAACGGGCAGCTGACCCACCACGTCTCCTCGTCCGGCATCGACTTCAGCGCCGTCGACGACTACGCCCGGACGACGGGCATCCCCGAACTGCAGAAGCTGACCTTCCATCAGCGCGGCGTGATCCTGAAGAAGCTCGGCGCCCATCTCATGGAGCGGGCCAAGGACTACCACGAGATCTCGTTTTCCACCGGCACCACGAAACGTGACGGATTCGTCGACATCGAAGGCGGCATCGGCACCCTCTTCACCTATTCCGGCGTCGCCCGCCGCCAGATGCCCAACTCCACGGTCCACCTCGACGGGGGAATCGAGCGCCTGTCGAAGAACGGCACCTTCCTCGGCCGCCACATCCTCACCTCCCGGCAGGGTCTGGCGCTGCAGATCAACGCGTTCAACTTTCCCGTCTGGGGCATGCTCGAGAAGTTCGGCCCTATGTTCGTCGCCGGCGTCCCCGTCGTCGTCAAACCCGCCACCGACACCGCCCACCTGACCCGCGCCGTCGTGGCCGACATGATCGACTCCGGTCTCCTGCCGGCCGGTGCCATCCAGCTCATCAGCGGCGACGTCACCCCGCTCTTCGACCGCCTGGCCGAACAGGACACCATCGCCTTCACCGGTTCCGCGGGCACGGCGAAGCACCTCGGCGGCCTGGACTGCGTGCGCGACCGCGGCACCCGCTTCTTCGCCGAGGCGGACTCGCTGAACTTCTCCCTGCTCGGCCCCGATGCGGGACCGGGAACCGAGGAGTTCGACCTCTTCGTCTCCGGCGTCGTCGACGAGATGACGATCAAGGCCGGCCAGAAGTGCACCGCTATCCGCCGCACCTTCGTCCCCGAGGCCCACGCCGAGGCGGTCGGTGAGGCGATCGTCGCGAAGCTCCAGACGAATGCGGTCGGCGATCCGCGCGAGACGTCCACCCGGCTGGGGCCGGTCGTCTCGGACAGACAGCGTGACGACGTCCTCGATGCCATCGACGAGATCACCTCGGCGGGGGCCCATCTGCTCACCGGCGGACGCGAAGACTCCGACGAACTGGCGGAGCGCCTCGGCGGAGCCTATGTCGCTGCCACCGTCCTCCAGGCCGACGACCCCTGGGTCGACGCCGTCCACGACGTCGAGGCCTTCGGGCCGGTGACCTCGCTCATCACCTATTCCTCCACCGAGGAGGCGGTCCGTCTGGCCGCTCGCGGCCGCGGTTCCCTGGTCGGCTCGGTCGTCACCCACGATCGCGGGTTCGCCGCCGAATTCGTCAGGCAGGTCGCTCCTTGGCACGGACGCATCCTCGTCCTCGACCGCGATGACGCCGAGGAGTCGACCGGGCACGGTTCACCGCTGCCCACCCTCATCCACGGTGGCCCGGGTCGCGCCGGCGGCGGCGAGGAGATGGGCGGTCTGCGCGGTGTCGAGCACTTCATGCAGCGCACCGCGATCCAGGCCTCCCCGGACATGCTCACCGCCATCGGCGGCGAATGGGTGGCCGGCGCCGAACGCCGGACCGGTCGGCACCCGTTCACGAAGACCTTGGCCGATCTGCGCGTCGGCGATGCCCTGGAATCCGAGCGGCGCACCGTCACACTCGAGGACATCGCACACTTCGCGGAGTTCACCGGCGACACCTTCTACGCCCACACCGACGAAGAGGCGGCGGCAGCGAACCCGTTCTTCCCGGGACGCGTGGCGCACGGCTACCTCATCGTGTCCTTCGCCGCCGGACTTTTCGTCCAGCCTGATCCGGGCCCGGTGCTCGCGAACTACGGCCTTGAGGGCCTGACCTTCGTCACTCCGGTCTCACCAGGCGATTCGCTCAAGGTGACGTTGACGGCCAAGCGCATCACCCCACGTGAGACCGACGAGTACGGTGAGGTGCGGTGGGACGCCGAGGTGGTCAACCAGAACGACGAGCCCGTCGCCGGATACGACGTGCTCACCCTCGTCGCGAAGGAGTAG